A single window of Vibrio alfacsensis DNA harbors:
- the mraY gene encoding phospho-N-acetylmuramoyl-pentapeptide-transferase, whose amino-acid sequence MIIWLADLLQPYLSFFRLFEYLSFRAILSVLTALGLSLWMGPIMIKRLQMLQIGQVVRNEGPESHFSKRGTPTMGGIMILAAITITILLWSDLSNPYVWAVLTVLLGYGAVGFVDDYRKVVRKNTDGLIARWKYFWQSLIAFVVAFALYAYGKDTAATQLVVPFFKDIMPQLGLMYIILTYFVIVGTSNAVNLTDGLDGLAIMPTVLVAAGFAVIAWATGNVNFSEYLHIPYLPHASELVVVCTAIVGAGLGFLWFNTYPAQVFMGDVGSLALGGALGTIAVLVRQELVLVIMGGVFVMETLSVILQVGSYKLRGQRIFRMAPIHHHYELKGWPEPRVIVRFWIISMVLVLVGLATLKVR is encoded by the coding sequence ATGATTATTTGGCTTGCTGACTTGCTACAGCCATACCTCTCTTTTTTCCGATTGTTTGAATACCTCTCTTTTCGAGCAATCCTAAGTGTATTGACTGCGTTAGGTCTGTCTTTATGGATGGGACCAATCATGATCAAGCGTCTTCAGATGCTACAAATTGGTCAGGTTGTTCGTAATGAAGGTCCGGAATCCCATTTTAGTAAACGTGGTACGCCTACAATGGGCGGTATCATGATCTTAGCGGCAATCACCATTACCATCCTTTTGTGGTCCGATTTATCGAACCCGTATGTATGGGCGGTGCTGACCGTTTTGCTTGGTTATGGTGCGGTCGGTTTTGTGGATGACTATCGTAAAGTCGTGCGCAAGAATACCGATGGTTTGATTGCTCGCTGGAAGTACTTCTGGCAATCGCTTATCGCCTTTGTTGTGGCTTTTGCGTTGTATGCATATGGTAAAGACACCGCCGCCACTCAGCTTGTGGTGCCATTCTTCAAAGACATCATGCCGCAACTTGGTTTGATGTACATTATCCTGACTTACTTTGTCATTGTCGGCACCAGTAATGCGGTAAACTTAACTGACGGCCTAGATGGTTTGGCCATCATGCCGACGGTTCTCGTTGCGGCGGGTTTTGCTGTGATTGCTTGGGCAACGGGTAACGTGAATTTCTCAGAATACCTACATATTCCATACCTACCCCACGCTTCTGAGTTGGTTGTCGTATGTACTGCCATTGTTGGTGCAGGTCTAGGTTTCTTGTGGTTTAACACTTACCCAGCACAAGTGTTCATGGGCGATGTCGGCTCACTAGCACTTGGTGGTGCGCTTGGTACGATCGCGGTACTGGTTCGCCAAGAGTTGGTATTGGTGATCATGGGTGGTGTATTTGTAATGGAAACGCTGTCGGTCATTCTACAGGTTGGTTCTTACAAACTTCGTGGTCAGCGCATTTTCCGTATGGCTCCAATTCACCACCACTATGAACTTAAAGGTTGGCCAGAGCCTCGTGTTATCGTGCGCTTCTGGATTATTTCTATGGTTCTTGTTTTGGTTGGTCTAGCGACATTGAAAGTGCGTTAA
- the murE gene encoding UDP-N-acetylmuramoyl-L-alanyl-D-glutamate--2,6-diaminopimelate ligase yields the protein MTKAISMDTLLSTWVDCPSLSSIRVSELELDSRRVQSGTTFVALIGHVVDGRKFIPAAIQQGANAVIAQACGEHSHGTVDIIEDVPVVYIEALDKCLSAIASKLYPYPEMALIGVTGTNGKTTITQLIAQWMDLVGSSAAVMGTTGNGFLANLKEAANTTGNAVEIQKTLASLAEQNAKYTALEVSSHGLIQGRVKALSFAAGVFTNLSRDHLDYHGTMEEYANAKRMLFTAHQCEQAIINVDDAVGAAWAKQLPNALAVSLKPNSEFEQAVFANHIAYAESGISIEFDGKFGDGTLCAPLIGEFNAANLMLALTTLLSLGFDKQTLLATAAKLQPVLGRMELFQTVGKAKVVVDYAHTPDALEKVLQALRVHCQGELWAILGCGGDRDAGKRPMMANIAERLGDKVVLTDDNPRSEDPAQIMKDMLAGLSNPAQAIVQHDRFKALSYALENAASQDIILLAGKGHEDYQILNSGTIHYSDRESAMQLLGLSS from the coding sequence ATGACCAAAGCCATTAGTATGGATACGCTGCTTTCAACGTGGGTTGATTGTCCAAGCTTGTCATCCATTCGTGTCTCTGAATTGGAACTCGATAGCCGAAGAGTTCAATCAGGCACAACGTTTGTTGCTCTTATCGGCCATGTCGTCGATGGGCGTAAGTTTATCCCTGCCGCTATTCAACAGGGCGCGAATGCGGTTATCGCGCAAGCGTGTGGCGAGCATTCACATGGCACCGTTGACATCATTGAAGATGTGCCAGTGGTTTATATTGAGGCTCTCGATAAGTGTTTATCTGCAATTGCTAGTAAGCTTTATCCTTATCCAGAAATGGCGCTGATTGGTGTTACTGGAACTAATGGCAAAACCACCATTACTCAGTTAATTGCCCAGTGGATGGATTTGGTTGGCTCAAGCGCTGCGGTAATGGGCACGACAGGTAATGGCTTTCTCGCTAACTTGAAAGAAGCGGCAAATACGACAGGTAACGCTGTTGAAATTCAAAAAACACTCGCGTCACTCGCTGAGCAGAATGCGAAATACACCGCACTTGAAGTTTCCTCTCATGGCTTGATTCAAGGTCGTGTAAAAGCCTTATCTTTTGCGGCGGGTGTCTTTACCAATTTGAGTCGTGATCATCTAGATTACCACGGCACCATGGAAGAGTACGCCAACGCGAAACGGATGTTGTTTACTGCGCATCAATGTGAGCAGGCGATCATTAACGTCGATGATGCGGTTGGTGCAGCTTGGGCGAAGCAACTTCCTAATGCGCTAGCGGTGTCACTCAAGCCAAATTCAGAATTTGAGCAGGCCGTCTTTGCTAATCATATTGCTTACGCTGAATCAGGTATTTCGATTGAGTTTGATGGCAAGTTCGGTGACGGTACGTTGTGCGCACCACTTATCGGGGAATTCAATGCGGCTAACCTAATGTTGGCATTGACCACTTTGCTTAGTTTGGGTTTTGACAAACAAACGTTATTGGCAACGGCCGCTAAACTGCAGCCGGTACTTGGCCGTATGGAGTTGTTCCAAACGGTAGGGAAAGCAAAAGTGGTTGTGGATTACGCACACACGCCGGATGCCTTAGAAAAAGTCTTACAGGCTCTACGAGTGCATTGCCAAGGTGAGCTTTGGGCTATTTTGGGCTGCGGTGGTGATCGTGATGCAGGCAAACGTCCGATGATGGCAAACATCGCCGAGCGTCTAGGGGATAAGGTTGTTCTAACGGATGACAACCCTCGCAGCGAAGACCCTGCTCAGATAATGAAAGACATGCTTGCTGGCTTGTCTAACCCTGCACAAGCGATTGTTCAGCATGACCGTTTTAAAGCGTTGTCTTACGCGCTAGAAAATGCCGCATCACAAGATATTATCTTACTCGCTGGCAAAGGCCATGAGGACTATCAAATATTGAATAGCGGAACCATTCATTACTCTGACCGCGAATCCGCGATGCAACTCTTGGGGCTTTCGTCATGA
- the ftsW gene encoding cell division protein FtsW, translated as MGLGNVKRSIGTWLKHPAPEALFDRQLVWIALGLMLTGLVMVTSASFPISSRLTDQPFHFMFRHATFLVLALGASAVILQVPLQHWFKKSHYLLWLSFGLLIIVLVAGKSVNGASRWIPLGLFNLQPAEVAKLSLFVFMSGYLVRKQDEVRQTFFGGFMKPIMVFAALAVLLLGQPDLGTVVVMLVTLFGMLFIAGAKLTQFLALMIAGIAAVVGLILIEPYRIRRVTSFMDPWEDPFGSGYQLTQSLMAFGRGEWFGQGLGNSIQKLEYLPEAHTDFVFAVLAEELGFVGVVLVLMLIFSLVLKAIYIGKRAFEEGEMFGGYLSFGIGIWFAFQTLVNVGAAAGIVPTKGLTLPLISYGGSSLIIMSVAVSILLRIDHECRVKRGEKESEQQLNEEK; from the coding sequence GTGGGTTTAGGTAACGTTAAACGCAGCATTGGCACTTGGCTTAAGCATCCTGCACCAGAGGCGCTCTTTGATCGCCAACTCGTCTGGATTGCGCTGGGTTTGATGTTAACTGGCTTGGTGATGGTGACCTCTGCCTCCTTTCCTATTAGCTCACGCCTGACGGATCAGCCATTTCACTTTATGTTCCGTCACGCGACGTTTCTTGTTTTGGCGCTTGGCGCTTCTGCCGTTATTCTTCAAGTACCGTTACAGCATTGGTTTAAAAAGAGTCACTACTTATTGTGGCTCTCATTTGGTTTGCTTATCATCGTTTTAGTCGCGGGCAAATCCGTTAATGGTGCCTCACGTTGGATTCCTCTTGGCTTGTTTAACCTACAACCTGCCGAGGTAGCCAAACTTTCATTGTTTGTTTTTATGTCCGGTTATTTAGTGCGTAAACAGGATGAAGTTCGCCAGACATTCTTTGGTGGTTTTATGAAACCCATCATGGTGTTTGCTGCGTTGGCTGTATTACTTTTAGGACAACCAGACCTGGGAACCGTAGTCGTAATGTTAGTGACGCTGTTTGGCATGCTATTCATTGCTGGGGCTAAGTTAACGCAGTTTTTAGCATTAATGATCGCCGGTATTGCAGCGGTGGTGGGGCTTATTCTTATTGAGCCTTATCGTATTCGTCGTGTTACGTCATTTATGGATCCATGGGAAGACCCATTTGGTAGTGGTTACCAACTTACCCAATCATTGATGGCTTTTGGTCGCGGTGAATGGTTTGGTCAAGGCCTTGGTAACTCGATCCAAAAATTGGAATACTTACCAGAAGCACACACTGACTTTGTGTTTGCAGTTCTGGCAGAAGAACTTGGCTTTGTTGGCGTAGTCTTAGTGCTGATGCTAATTTTCAGCTTGGTATTGAAAGCCATTTATATTGGTAAACGCGCCTTTGAAGAGGGCGAAATGTTTGGTGGTTATCTTTCGTTCGGTATTGGCATTTGGTTTGCGTTTCAAACGCTGGTCAACGTAGGTGCTGCTGCTGGCATTGTACCAACCAAAGGTCTTACTTTACCGCTGATCAGTTATGGTGGCTCAAGTCTCATTATTATGTCCGTCGCAGTATCTATATTACTGCGTATAGATCACGAATGTCGTGTAAAGCGCGGCGAGAAAGAATCAGAACAGCAACTTAATGAAGAAAAATAA
- a CDS encoding UDP-N-acetylmuramoyl-tripeptide--D-alanyl-D-alanine ligase, with product MISITLSEIANITTGELIGNDMSIESVSTDTRSIEQGALFVALVGERFDAHDFCQQAIESGAGALLVQKTLDVNVPQVLVADTKVALGKLAAWIHQSCQTSTVAITGSCGKTTVKEMVASILQRKGRVLFTAGNFNNDIGVPLTLLRSQQDDDYAVIELGANHIGEIAYTTQLVKPDIAMVNNVAAAHLEGFGSIDGVKKAKGEIYQGLPAGGKAIVNLDSNGGVLWESVLADKEVITFSSHNTEADYYASNIVMNSAGEASFNLHIAASSQEIELSLGIIGQHNVANAIAASIIALQFGATLEDVRLGLKHLNKVKGRVEVDELNDKIKLIDDSYNASVPAMKAAVDLLGAFQGERWLILGNMAELGQESLALHRQVGEHAAPQKFEHVLTYGTDAKVISELCDGIHFETHPEMIDYIKQHLDLSAPENHTLLVKGANGARMFEVAAALKEYY from the coding sequence ATGATCTCTATTACGCTTTCTGAAATTGCCAACATTACGACTGGTGAGTTAATTGGCAATGATATGTCTATCGAATCGGTCTCAACGGATACGCGCTCCATCGAACAAGGGGCATTGTTTGTCGCCTTGGTTGGCGAACGATTTGATGCACATGACTTTTGCCAACAGGCGATTGAGTCGGGGGCGGGAGCCTTGCTGGTGCAAAAAACGTTAGATGTGAATGTGCCACAAGTGCTTGTCGCAGATACTAAGGTCGCATTGGGTAAGTTAGCCGCTTGGATTCATCAGTCGTGTCAAACGTCAACAGTGGCGATCACAGGAAGTTGTGGCAAAACCACGGTAAAAGAAATGGTTGCGAGTATTTTGCAACGCAAAGGCCGAGTGTTATTTACCGCAGGTAACTTCAATAATGATATTGGTGTCCCACTGACGCTACTGCGTTCGCAACAAGATGACGACTATGCGGTGATCGAACTCGGGGCCAACCATATCGGTGAAATAGCTTACACGACCCAATTGGTTAAACCTGATATTGCAATGGTGAACAATGTCGCGGCAGCGCACCTTGAAGGTTTTGGTTCTATTGATGGCGTTAAAAAGGCCAAAGGCGAAATCTATCAAGGACTGCCTGCGGGTGGTAAGGCAATTGTAAACCTAGATAGCAATGGTGGAGTGCTATGGGAAAGCGTGTTAGCGGATAAGGAAGTCATCACGTTCTCATCTCACAACACAGAGGCGGATTATTATGCCTCTAATATTGTGATGAACTCTGCAGGCGAAGCGAGCTTTAACCTACATATCGCAGCAAGTTCACAAGAAATTGAACTGTCTCTGGGTATTATAGGTCAACATAACGTTGCCAATGCCATTGCGGCTTCCATTATTGCACTGCAATTTGGTGCGACGCTTGAAGACGTGCGCTTAGGTCTTAAGCACTTAAACAAAGTCAAAGGCCGCGTTGAGGTCGATGAATTGAACGATAAGATTAAACTCATCGATGATAGCTATAATGCGAGCGTGCCTGCGATGAAAGCGGCAGTTGACTTGCTAGGTGCATTCCAAGGTGAGCGTTGGCTAATTTTGGGTAATATGGCGGAGTTAGGGCAGGAAAGTCTTGCACTTCATCGTCAAGTCGGGGAACATGCTGCCCCACAAAAATTTGAACATGTTCTCACGTATGGTACAGACGCAAAGGTGATTAGTGAGCTTTGCGACGGTATTCATTTTGAGACGCATCCAGAGATGATTGACTACATCAAGCAGCATCTAGACCTATCTGCACCAGAAAACCACACACTACTGGTTAAAGGTGCGAACGGCGCACGTATGTTTGAAGTCGCTGCTGCTCTGAAGGAGTATTATTAA
- the murD gene encoding UDP-N-acetylmuramoyl-L-alanine--D-glutamate ligase — MERWQNIRKVVVVGLGITGLSVVKHLTKTQPQLTVKVIDTRANPPGAEHLPAQVDLYSGGWNIEWLADADLVVTNPGIALATPEIQTVLTKGTPVVGDIELFAWAVQKPVVAITGSNGKSTVTDLTGVMAKAAGLTVGVGGNIGVPALDLLEKDADLYVLELSSFQLETTSSLKLKAAAFLNLSEDHMDRYEGMNDYRASKLRIFDNAELAVVNRDDQETFPDVDMPLVTFGSDELAYGLESDGHRTWLVDDGQRVIASDELKLVGKHNLANALVVLALLKAADVDYHKALNALKTYTGLTHRCQVVADNRGVKWVNDSKATNIASTMAALSGLESKGKLYLLVGGVGKGADFTPLRPILATLNLQLCCFGADGDQFMPLHESAIRFDTMEDVIQQISSQLKTGDMVMLSPACASFDQFDNFMARGDAFAALAEKYA, encoded by the coding sequence ATGGAACGTTGGCAAAACATACGTAAAGTCGTCGTTGTAGGGCTCGGTATTACCGGGCTCTCTGTCGTTAAACACCTAACAAAAACCCAGCCTCAACTGACGGTAAAAGTCATTGATACTCGTGCTAACCCTCCGGGTGCAGAGCACCTACCTGCGCAGGTCGATTTGTACAGTGGTGGTTGGAATATTGAGTGGCTAGCAGACGCTGACTTAGTGGTGACTAATCCTGGAATCGCCTTAGCAACGCCAGAAATTCAAACGGTACTTACTAAAGGTACGCCAGTTGTTGGTGATATAGAACTGTTTGCTTGGGCGGTACAGAAACCTGTTGTCGCGATTACCGGATCGAACGGTAAGAGTACGGTGACGGATCTGACAGGTGTGATGGCGAAAGCGGCAGGATTAACCGTTGGTGTGGGTGGCAATATTGGTGTGCCCGCGTTGGACTTGCTAGAAAAAGACGCGGACTTGTATGTACTTGAATTATCCAGTTTTCAATTAGAAACCACGTCGAGCTTAAAGCTAAAAGCAGCGGCGTTTTTAAATCTTTCTGAAGATCACATGGATCGCTACGAAGGAATGAACGATTACCGAGCATCGAAGCTGCGTATCTTTGATAATGCTGAGTTAGCCGTCGTTAACCGTGATGATCAAGAAACATTCCCAGATGTTGATATGCCATTGGTGACGTTTGGCAGTGATGAACTCGCGTACGGTCTCGAATCAGATGGTCATCGTACTTGGTTAGTTGACGATGGTCAGCGTGTGATTGCAAGCGATGAGTTAAAGCTGGTGGGTAAACACAACTTAGCAAATGCATTAGTTGTACTGGCTCTACTCAAAGCGGCGGATGTTGATTACCACAAGGCTTTGAATGCACTGAAAACTTACACGGGTTTGACACACCGATGCCAAGTAGTTGCGGATAATCGCGGTGTAAAATGGGTGAATGATTCCAAAGCAACCAATATTGCAAGCACTATGGCTGCGCTTTCTGGGCTCGAATCCAAAGGTAAACTGTATTTGCTTGTTGGTGGCGTTGGGAAAGGTGCGGACTTTACACCGTTACGACCAATCTTAGCGACGCTCAATTTACAGCTTTGTTGTTTTGGTGCAGATGGCGATCAATTTATGCCTTTGCATGAATCCGCCATTCGTTTCGATACGATGGAAGATGTGATTCAGCAAATATCTTCGCAGTTAAAAACAGGCGATATGGTGATGCTGTCTCCGGCATGTGCTAGCTTTGATCAATTCGATAACTTTATGGCAAGAGGTGATGCATTTGCAGCTCTTGCTGAGAAATATGCATAA